From the genome of Anopheles funestus chromosome 2RL, idAnoFuneDA-416_04, whole genome shotgun sequence:
CGGTAAGTGTTCGGAGCCTGCCAAGAAGCGGAAGTGAGCTTAAAAGCGACATGCGCCACACGATGGACGCACTGTCTGTAGTTGCACTGTGAGCTGAGCTGTGGTTCGATTGCATACCACTACCTACCTCCCCCAATTTCAAGGAACCCGAGCCGGAACCGGAACCGATACCGATGTACGACGAGTACCTGAACGAACGCCAGGAGGTGGAGGTGGAAACGATCAAGACGCTCGTGGAAGAGTCGATCGTGCTGGGTGAACCGAAGACAGGTAACCTCGAACATCCTGGTCCCTGTCCCTGTCCCTACGCCTGCTCCGATGGTGTTCACTGCGGTGAAGAGGAGAAGGACACGAACGACTCTAATGGCACTTCCACTGCAGGTGATGCTGAGGGTGGTACACAGCCCGAGGCAACTAGCCCGAGCGAGGAGGAACCCACCGAGGAGTTCCGCGAGCAGTTGCAGAATGTGCAAAAACAGCTGGAAGCGTTGTCTGCGTTGCCGAACACGATCCAGGCTACGATAGCTGCCCTGACCGAACAGCTAGCCGCGTTGGCGGCACCGAAAAGGAAATCCAAGAGTATCTCACCCCGACCGGAAGGTATACCCGTTTTCAgatttgctgtgtgtgtgtatatactTGCTTTTTAGGTTCATCGTCCCGTTCACCAAACGATCTATGCTGGTTGCCGTGTGACGATCATCTAGCCGAGTTTTAGAACAAATGCATCCATTATAACACAAAACGAAGCAACCGGAACGTAAAAGATGCGTGCAAGGACAAAGACAAGTAATTCGTGGATGGTGTTGTTCAAACCATGCCAACTTGGTGCCCTTAGCCGGGACTGCAGAGTGCGCATGCACTTGTCATACCCGAAACGAAAGTTCATCACCTGACACCACACACGATGAGCGCGTAATTGAGTGAAAGTGTTTAACCTTACCTTACAGAAGCGGAAGCAAAAGTGGGTGAGTCCACCGAACAGTCGACGGCACCGGATGGCATCGTGCCCGAAGTGTCCGAGACGTTCGAGGTGACTGAGTTTAGCCGGGCAGGCAGCAGCGGTGGCGATCAGTCCTCATCGGTTGACGAAGGCGAACACATCCAGTACACAGAGGAAGAGCTCGAACTGCTAGAGAAAAGGATGAAGGAACACGATATTGAGTGGACCAACCAGAACGATAAGGTTAGTTGGTAGCTGTTGGAGTGCGTAACGCTTTGGTACTGCCAGCAGTGCCAGAAGAGGAGTGGTGGCTAGTAGCTAGACTACCTCTAATAGAACTGTAGTTTAACAGCTCGTACCTCGTTTGCTAATCTAGTGAAGTTCCCATTCCACACAGTGGGTGATTCTTGTATCTCTTCGAAGTGTTTgatcaaagtttttttttcttggttttgtttggaacatttttttcctttcttcgatCTTGCATCATCTGCGATGAAACCACCGTACACTTCCGTTGGAATGGGAATTGATCAACACGCTATGTTATATGCTAATCTACGCACATATGTACACCGCACTACACCCAAATACCTGCTCTTCAATTCACGATAACAACACGCGATCTTTCGCACTGGATTCTACACCTTTATAAACTACACCTGCGACATACGAAAGAAGCCAAAGTATCAAACGATCGAGTGGGCAATCGTGTCCCAGCGCTATCGAATATATGTGGACGAGGAGGAAGAAATTGAGTACGTAACAATACCACTGCGCATCACTGAGGAGCTGGTAGCCTGCGGAGTGGAAAGCTCGGAAGCAATAGCCATCGAACCTCAGCCGGTGTTAGCATAAAGTTCTACTTATACTCCGACCTCAAAACTACCTACCATTCACCTCAACAATATACTCCGAAATATCGACCCGAACAGACACAGCAGATGCCTATCTCTGTGCTATATACGAGTTTAGTCACACGTTCTGTATGACAGTACCTTTATGAGCATTACTTATATGCGATCCCGAACACGTAAACTAATAGTAATAAATGTACTACGCACTAAATACGTCGTTAACacaccggtggtggtggttttgtaGTGTACGGGCTCTCACGGCGGTTGCCGTGTGGTTCATGTGCTTGTTAACCTGTCCCATCCTGTTAAGCTACCTGTCCTGTTGACTTCGGGAATGGTGGCCTTACTGtttcgtgtgtgagtgttcTAATcgttctctatctctcttttacTATTACTATTCTCCAATTCGATTTGTGATCATGTTTGGCACGCGCATGTCAAACATTTCCGGTCGTCTTCCTCCATTgttctgttccttttttgggtGGATGTATTACCCTTCGATAGGATTCCGATAGCTCCAGTCAAAACAATGCCAGTGGCGACATCCGCACCGCCGTACAGGACGAGCTGAAGCTACAGgtggtgaagaagaagaagaaggcagTCAGTGCGTTCGGACCGCTGACACCGCAGGAGCGACCAATCTTTCTGCCCGGTGGACGCAAATGGCGCACGGCCAAGGACGCATTCAACGAACAGTTCATTGCGGAAGTGATCAGCTCGCAGGCGGAACTAATCCAGGGCACCACGCTTGGGTAAATGTCATTcccgttttgcttttccaccTGACTTTTTCAGTAAACGCAGCATTCATCGTTCATGGACATCCGCATCGTGTTCCGTTGCCGCAGTTGCGTTATTGCATCAAACCTCACACCATTGGACGTCGGTTTTTTCTGTTGCGATCCCACTTCATGCGTAATGTTTTCGCACCGTTCATTTCGtgtctcttcttcttttgtagcAACTTCTACGAAAGTCCTCATCTAGGTTACGATGACAGGTAACCACCGAAAGGAACCCATTCATGGGCGCCCCATATCATTTGTGTGCCTTGCGCCGGGTGCTGTTCGTTCGTGTCACTACCCATCGCTGTTGTTACTAACGACGGGATTTTGTGAAACTGTCACTAATGGGCCATTGTGTGTGAGTGCCCGGATAGCTTTTGCTGCGCTAATTCTCTTCCTCATCATTCGCCCGTCTCGTTATCATCTTGTCTAACAGCACATTCTATGTTTTAGGTAAAGTTCTGGAACTACTATTGGGCTGAAGGAAAGGCGAAGTCACCGCATGTGTACAGGTACGTTTAGTAGGGATAATGCATGCACTCACTCCAGATTCCGGCTGCCCTTTCGAATAGGTTCATATGCGCCCGATCATCTTCATTGTGCACatgttcttttctctctctctctctctctttttccgaAGAACAACGAGTAAAGCGAAGAAATTCTCCAACTGCGAACTGTTGGTGGAAAAGTTCGAGAGTGAGCTTTTCAAGTAATACTCCGGACGGGGTAAGTAGCTGTTACGAGACATTTAACGTTTGTGTCCCAAGGTGTGATCACTATGTTGTACATCTGTTATCGTTACATATCCGTGTCGCGCATGTTTAATCCGTTCCTTACTGTAGTGGTTTCTTCGCGAACGAACACAGCATTATCTGACACGTTTTGTACGTTCCTTTACCCCCTATGCAGGGTTAACTTCCTCAAGTACCAGAAACCCGAGAAGGACCTCAGCTTCATCAAGAACAGCGACGTCTACAAGCTGGTACACGATATGGATCCCCCGAAGAGTGGCATCGAGCTGCGCCCGGAGATGGTAGTAGCTGAAGAAGATGTGCGAAAGGTAATGAAAGACGAAACCATTTTCCAGCCTCGCAAGTCGAAGGTTTTCCTCTATCAAAATTGAACCGTACCTACCCTAAAACACCTCACGTGCTTTCGGTTTCCTTACGTTGTCGATGACCACATTCGACTTGTGCCCGTTGGGGGCCTTGATTTCGGCACTATTACTGACCTTTTGCAAACATCTTCTTGCTGCGTACGTTGGTACTGTCTCACCGAACACAACCTACTCCATGGTTGCAACGTCTTCATCGAACGCCTTCATCAACTCATCGGATCTCATCAATCTGCTATTCGGCAACTTCCAAACATCTTCATCGTTCGTGCTACAGTGTGCATCACCCTGCTGAAGAAACGTCCCGAATGTCCGTTCCTAGCCTTCCGTCCCGTTTGAATCCTTTCCCAGACAAAATGATGTATTATTAAGTACTTCGCAAGCGCCATCCATCATGTGCACCGTTTGTTTCACGaaaaaacatcatcaccatcaataagggggaagaagaaaaaaatactccacCCACCCATCACAGGGCTCAACATAGGACGGTAGATACCTAGGTCGTTTAGAGCTTTCATTTTAATCTATAGCCTTTTTGCAGTTTGCAAGCACAATGTTAACTGTTTTCATTATATCGCACGATTGTATAGAACCATCGGTGAAGCTTCCCTTCACATCCTTTATCAAGTATATCTAGAGACTGGTATTTCTatgtaaataagtaaaataaaaataaaaccccattTACGATACGGTGCATTGCGTTTATTATTAATCGATGGTGCTGAGGGGACATAAGAAACAAACAAGTTTGCTCGCTGCTGGCGTACAGCGAAGGATCGATTCACGTGAACGGTTTCGCACAGGAATTGATGGCATACGGCCAAAGTTAGCACAAAGAAAGTGTTGAAAGAAAGCGTtagatgaaagaaagaaatggtgtttttttgttgttcgaaATGTAAAACGAAGTAAAGCTGCTATAAGTGCTGTTTACAACACATTCGCAACTCTGTCGATTTAAAGATTGTTGCCCATTGTTTCGCAAGTTTAAGATCAGCATAACGTACAAAGGGGTGAGATGATCGTGTTACCTTTAGTTATTCTTTACTCCATTACTGCTAGTAGATGTTCCATTTGGcacataataaaaaaggacAAGTTGATTTCCTGTTTATGCCATTCGTTGTTGTACTTGTTGTATTCTCTTTCTATTTGGTcttaaataataacaataattgtGAAactaagatttaaaaaaatataattggaATATTGTTAACTTATAGAAACATTaagattttaataaaaatatagaaaatacTGATAAAAGATATCAcattttttagataatttttgcccgaataaaaaaaatcagtaaaaacgaaaaatggcAATGGTAAGAATTTGTTTGATACAAAGTAatcaaaacttataaatacagcgaaaaacaaataacaattgTGGCAAAATCATTTGCTATAAGAAACAATAATGAAACTATCGTGTAAACTCTAATGCTTATTCTTTTGTGATAACATGACCTCAAGAATGTCTTGGTCTTTTGCCTGCCATTTCCAGTCCTGCTTACGGCGATACGTGGTTccgatgggatttgatacacgGCCCGGTAGTGTAGAGACCAGCAACGCTCCTCATACATCACCGAGGCATAATCATTATTAAACTAATTATTCAccaatattttaaatgtaacGACTGGACAACCGTTTAACGTTCGGACACGTGATGATCTAAGTATTACCGTCTTTCAAAAGCGATTGCATCAAGAAAGAATACATATatcgagaaaaaaatgcattaatgTGAGCGAACTGCCGTGGCCACTAACCTTACGCCCAATGCAAAGTTGAAGGTCCAAGCAGTACATCATTTGGCGCCATGAACAAACAATGTTGTCCCAATTAAATCACCAAAGCCTTGACGGAAGGATATTGTCGGTCATTAGCATGGGAAGGAAACTCCCCTAAAAACTGTACATTGCACATTCATCGAGACTTTTTAGAAAGCTCATCATCGACGCAACAcaggtgtgtgtatgtaccgGTACCCCGGAAAGGCGGATAATATTTGCACGTCGGTGCATTCGATAACATGGGAAGTTAGGCTAATAATAGCCCGATCTGTGATGGCAGCGAAACAATCGATTTTGATCGCCAACGAGATTGTACTATcggaaatgaattaaaaatactTTGATGACTTGACAGTCCCCGCCTGTCGATCACCGGTGCTTGATATCCGTTCCCGGTCTCTGGTTGCTTCGGTGCGAAATTGATCCGTATGCACAGGATGCGGCGTTAGATAACGCCGAGGACCGATCGTTTTGTAGTACGATcggatttgtttttgcatcgGTATCGGAAGCGCTGCTGTTCGTAGCCATCGTTGCGTTCGGACACGCGATGATTTCGGGCTCGGGCATTGATGGTGACATTGAGGGGAAGATAATTTAATGAAGCATTACGAATGCACACACCGCAGTAAACCCATTCGTACGGTAGTGTCCGATCAAAGCACAAAGCACCACAATCATCTTCAAGCCCTAGCGTTCATAGCTGCAAATATTATCGATCACTTCCGGATCCGTGCTTAACGCTTCTCACAACAAACACCAGCCACAATGGATGTGCAAGTAGATGCCATGGAGCTGGCTCTGCCACCGATTGAATCGTTCAAGAACTGCGAGTATCATGTGCGTGTTTCGGGCACAACTGAGCTCGATCGACGCGTTATGTCATTTGTGGACAATCTGTGGGGTTTCGAGGTGACCGGTGGTATCGATCAGTTCGAACCACTGACAGTGATTGCGGTAAAGCGTGAAGGGTTGGCACGGCGGGCCGGTATTCGGGTGAATGATATCATCACAAAAATCAACGAAACCCATGCGGAGAAACTGACACTAGCGCAGGCACAGGAGCTGATCGCAGAATCGGGCCGCACGGTGAAAATATTCGTCAGCGGGTATGAACAATCAAGCGGACGCAATCAGTTGAACGGTGGAGTGATGATTTGTTCGGttatgttcttttcttttgcagtGATGTGGATGAGGATAGTGAAGATGAGATGACGGTGGATTACTGGTTTAAGCCTTGTAAGTActtgaaaagtgaaacaaaaccccGACGGAAACACAAATCATGGCATCTTCATATTCGCCTACGCTACCGATTAGACGGGGCCTGACACACGGACGATGACGTTGCGATTAGCACGATCCTTTACCCAGCCCATTCTCTGTCCGCTCATGAACTTCATCCCGTCTATGTCCTATCCCATCCCTTGTCCGCCTGCATCTCGCAAGGATAGTCACTACCCCACCCGTTGATAAAGATGGTTTCTTTTCCTCAGTAAATGAAGCCGACCGTTCAATGTTGGATTGGGAGGCGCGTCTTCGTGCCAGCAGGAATGTAAGTATTAGGAACTCCTGTTACAGTGCCCCTTttccaaactttttctttgatCAACTGATTCAATTCGCTACTGCAGCCCGACAAATGGAATGGTGTATGGCCGTGGAATGATCGCAAGAAGGTGGTCTACAAGTAAGTACACTACTCCCAATGGTATGCGGAACTTGGCAAACAGACGAGAAACGCTTGCGTCAAAATGTGCCGCTCAAGACACCATCTCAATGCTTCACCACTCCGCTTTGCATCGTTTACTCGTAGGGAGTCCAACTGCTATATGGTTCCGAGTGTAGCGGAAGAAACGCGCGAACGCGAGCTGAAGCTGCGAGCCACCGAGGATCAGTACGAGAAGCATTTGAAGAGTGAACGCGAACTGGCGGAAAAGAAGGCTGAAGAGGAGCGGTTAGCCGAGGAGGTACGTCGCGCCGAGGAAGAACGTCGAGCGGAGGAGGAACAATTTTTCGCTACCTTTGAAGCGGAACAGAAAAAGCGACAGGAGGAGGAAGCGGCCAAACGGCTCCAGAGTGAAGCGGAACAGACCGGTACCGTAGATGAAACGGGTGAACAGGAACCGACAGTGGCGGATGCCGAAGCCGATCAGTACATTGATGAGCTGATGGAACAGGAAAAGGATCTCGGAGAGGTCAGTACGGATATGATCGAGCCAGATGACAGCAGCACGACAAATGCTTGAATACGACTGTTCAAGTGATTTTATATTGTAAGATATACATTGGAAATTGAAAAGGAATAAATACTGATTAGGGTATAACGTATGTGAATTACAATTACatcttaaataaaataaaccactgATACAAGCAGTGCACGTAATTAAAGTATTGTGGTGTATTCAAGATTTTAAAACGATATCGACAATTTATAGTAGTAcgattattttacttttgatTATTAGTTTCAACCTGGCCAGGCTCAGCATCATGTCGTGAGAAGCCCACCGAAccatggaaatgaaaaatgtcgtGAAGTTTGTTGGTGTACATCAACGTTGCCGTACTTCGGCTTGATCGTACGTCTCGTGTTTGACAACTCTGGTTTCAGCCGTTTTATACCGAAATAGATACCCAACGtgttagagatgagaataacaactctttttagtgagtcaactcagagtgaatgagtcgttattaggagtcagcacGTTtatcgactcatttcggagtcataaaaaacccggtataaacgtataagttaaggttcggtcattttactcactcatgagtgtaagcatgtagccgtggtgagtcgagttgcaaaaagagtaaattcgtgagttgaaacgaaaatgtgcgagtgagttgaaacaaaaatgaattgaaacgaaaagtttgatacacatg
Proteins encoded in this window:
- the LOC125775225 gene encoding uncharacterized protein LOC125775225 isoform X2; the protein is MDVQVDAMELALPPIESFKNCEYHVRVSGTTELDRRVMSFVDNLWGFEVTGGIDQFEPLTVIAVKREGLARRAGIRVNDIITKINETHAEKLTLAQAQELIAESGRTVKIFVSGDVDEDSEDEMTVDYWFKPLNEADRSMLDWEARLRASRNPDKWNGVWPWNDRKKVVYKESNCYMVPSVAEETRERELKLRATEDQYEKHLKSERELAEKKAEEERLAEEVRRAEEERRAEEEQFFATFEAEQKKRQEEEAAKRLQSEAEQTGTVDETGEQEPTVADAEADQYIDELMEQEKDLGEVSTDMIEPDDSSTTNA
- the LOC125775218 gene encoding titin isoform X5, which codes for MVLDLNFSRYDNTTPFGFKLVGGADFDVPLTVVKILPGSIAEDVGMHIGDVVVRINDIPTGNMSYYDAHQLLACAGNQFVLGILRAREVTPSQRLIKEKTPSGEVEYINTSPKPFWTPNVGSPCQLGQSKEARQMEEQVPEIPITDEQIAEVLSGEAEVLKQHNVIGVNFNKMIPKAGVFKQSEVFKTLNSELVESEEEDKKWTTFLQRPARPPPKTPEEKKLERNPPTERYQVRIVKQPKPKIAPDYKPPKSPEPEPEPEPIPMYDEYLNERQEVEVETIKTLVEESIVLGEPKTGDAEGGTQPEATSPSEEEPTEEFREQLQNVQKQLEALSALPNTIQATIAALTEQLAALAAPKRKSKSISPRPEEAEAKVGESTEQSTAPDGIVPEVSETFEVTEFSRAGSSGGDQSSSVDEGEHIQYTEEELELLEKRMKEHDIEWTNQNDKKPKYQTIEWAIVSQRYRIYVDEEEEIEYVTIPLRITEELVACGVESSEAIAIEPQPVLA
- the LOC125775225 gene encoding uncharacterized protein LOC125775225 isoform X1, producing the protein MDVQVDAMELALPPIESFKNCEYHVRVSGTTELDRRVMSFVDNLWGFEVTGGIDQFEPLTVIAVKREGLARRAGIRVNDIITKINETHAEKLTLAQAQELIAESGRTVKIFVSGDVDEDSEDEMTVDYWFKPYGFFSSVNEADRSMLDWEARLRASRNPDKWNGVWPWNDRKKVVYKESNCYMVPSVAEETRERELKLRATEDQYEKHLKSERELAEKKAEEERLAEEVRRAEEERRAEEEQFFATFEAEQKKRQEEEAAKRLQSEAEQTGTVDETGEQEPTVADAEADQYIDELMEQEKDLGEVSTDMIEPDDSSTTNA
- the LOC125775218 gene encoding titin isoform X6; amino-acid sequence: MVLDLNFSRYDNTTPFGFKLVGGADFDVPLTVVKILPGSIAEDVGMHIGDVVVRINDIPTGNMSYYDAHQLLACAGNQFVLGILRAREVTPSQRLIKEKTPSGEVEYINTSPKPFWTPNVGSPCQLGQSKEARQMEEQVPEIPITDEQIAEVLSGEAEVLKQHNVIGVNFNKMIPKAGVFKQSEVFKTLNSELVESEEEDKKWTTFLQRPARPPPKTPEEKKLERNPPTERYQVRIVKQPKPKIAPDYKPPKSPEPEPEPEPIPMYDEYLNERQEVEVETIKTLVEESIVLGEPKTGDAEGGTQPEATSPSEEEPTEEFREQLQNVQKQLEALSALPNTIQATIAALTEQLAALAAPKRKSKSISPRPEEAEAKVGESTEQSTAPDGIVPEVSETFEVTEFSRAGSSGGDQSSSVDEGEHIQYTEEELELLEKRMKEHDIEWTNQNDKPKYQTIEWAIVSQRYRIYVDEEEEIEYVTIPLRITEELVACGVESSEAIAIEPQPVLA
- the LOC125775218 gene encoding uncharacterized protein LOC125775218 isoform X3, with product MVLDLNFSRYDNTTPFGFKLVGGADFDVPLTVVKILPGSIAEDVGMHIGDVVVRINDIPTGNMSYYDAHQLLACAGNQFVLGILRAREVTPSQRLIKEKTPSGEVEYINTSPKPFWTPNVGSPCQLGQSKEARQMEEQVPEIPITDEQIAEVLSGEAEVLKQHNVIGVNFNKMIPKAGVFKQSEVFKTLNSELVESEEEDKKWTTFLQRPARPPPKTPEEKKLERNPPTERYQVRIVKQPKPKIAPDYKPPKSPEPEPEPEPIPMYDEYLNERQEVEVETIKTLVEESIVLGEPKTGDAEGGTQPEATSPSEEEPTEEFREQLQNVQKQLEALSALPNTIQATIAALTEQLAALAAPKRKSKSISPRPEEAEAKVGESTEQSTAPDGIVPEVSETFEVTEFSRAGSSGGDQSSSVDEGEHIQYTEEELELLEKRMKEHDIEWTNQNDKDSDSSSQNNASGDIRTAVQDELKLQVVKKKKKAVSAFGPLTPQERPIFLPGGRKWRTAKDAFNEQFIAEVISSQAELIQGTTLGNFYESPHLGYDDRVNFLKYQKPEKDLSFIKNSDVYKLVHDMDPPKSGIELRPEMVVAEEDVRKCASPC
- the LOC125775218 gene encoding uncharacterized protein LOC125775218 isoform X1 yields the protein MVLDLNFSRYDNTTPFGFKLVGGADFDVPLTVVKILPGSIAEDVGMHIGDVVVRINDIPTGNMSYYDAHQLLACAGNQFVLGILRAREVTPSQRLIKEKTPSGEVEYINTSPKPFWTPNVGSPCQLGQSKEARQMEEQVPEIPITDEQIAEVLSGEAEVLKQHNVIGVNFNKMIPKAGVFKQSEVFKTLNSELVESEEEDKKWTTFLQRPARPPPKTPEEKKLERNPPTERYQVRIVKQPKPKIAPDYKPPKSPEPEPEPEPIPMYDEYLNERQEVEVETIKTLVEESIVLGEPKTGDAEGGTQPEATSPSEEEPTEEFREQLQNVQKQLEALSALPNTIQATIAALTEQLAALAAPKRKSKSISPRPEEAEAKVGESTEQSTAPDGIVPEVSETFEVTEFSRAGSSGGDQSSSVDEGEHIQYTEEELELLEKRMKEHDIEWTNQNDKDSDSSSQNNASGDIRTAVQDELKLQVVKKKKKAVSAFGPLTPQERPIFLPGGRKWRTAKDAFNEQFIAEVISSQAELIQGTTLGNFYESPHLGYDDRVNFLKYQKPEKDLSFIKNSDVYKLVHDMDPPKSGIELRPEMVVAEEDVRKVMKDETIFQPRKSKVFLYQN
- the LOC125775218 gene encoding MAP7 domain-containing protein 1 isoform X4, whose amino-acid sequence is MVLDLNFSRYDNTTPFGFKLVGGADFDVPLTVVKILPGSIAEDVGMHIGDVVVRINDIPTGNMSYYDAHQLLACAGNQFVLGILRAREVTPSQRLIKEKTPSGEVEYINTSPKPFWTPNVGSPCQLGQSKEARQMEEQVPEIPITDEQIAEVLSGEAEVLKQHNVIGVNFNKMIPKAGVFKQSEVFKTLNSELVESEEEDKKWTTFLQRPARPPPKTPEEKKLERNPPTERYQVRIVKQPKPKIAPDYKPPKSPEPEPEPEPIPMYDEYLNERQEVEVETIKTLVEESIVLGEPKTGDAEGGTQPEATSPSEEEPTEEFREQLQNVQKQLEALSALPNTIQATIAALTEQLAALAAPKRKSKSISPRPEEAEAKVGESTEQSTAPDGIVPEVSETFEVTEFSRAGSSGGDQSSSVDEGEHIQYTEEELELLEKRMKEHDIEWTNQNDKDSDSSSQNNASGDIRTAVQDELKLQVVKKKKKAVSAFGPLTPQERPIFLPGGRKWRTAKDAFNEQFIAEVISSQAELIQGTTLGNFYESPHLGYDDR
- the LOC125775218 gene encoding uncharacterized protein LOC125775218 isoform X2, with translation MVLDLNFSRYDNTTPFGFKLVGGADFDVPLTVVKILPGSIAEDVGMHIGDVVVRINDIPTGNMSYYDAHQLLACAGNQFVLGILRAREVTPSQRLIKEKTPSGEVEYINTSPKPFWTPNVGSPCQLGQSKEARQMEEQVPEIPITDEQIAEVLSGEAEVLKQHNVIGVNFNKMIPKAGVFKQSEVFKTLNSELVESEEEDKKWTTFLQRPARPPPKTPEEKKLERNPPTERYQVRIVKQPKPKIAPDYKPPKSPEPEPEPEPIPMYDEYLNERQEVEVETIKTLVEESIVLGEPKTGDAEGGTQPEATSPSEEEPTEEFREQLQNVQKQLEALSALPNTIQATIAALTEQLAALAAPKRKSKSISPRPEEAEAKVGESTEQSTAPDGIVPEVSETFEVTEFSRAGSSGGDQSSSVDEGEHIQYTEEELELLEKRMKEHDIEWTNQNDKDSDSSSQNNASGDIRTAVQDELKLQVVKKKKKAVSAFGPLTPQERPIFLPGGRKWRTAKDAFNEQFIAEVISSQAELIQGTTLGVNFLKYQKPEKDLSFIKNSDVYKLVHDMDPPKSGIELRPEMVVAEEDVRKVMKDETIFQPRKSKVFLYQN